One Buteo buteo chromosome 4, bButBut1.hap1.1, whole genome shotgun sequence DNA segment encodes these proteins:
- the CASP7 gene encoding caspase-7 isoform X3, which produces MSKSMGTPEGILRKKKNGEEEQPKSSLSNQYRIVTPTFQYNMDYKKVGKCIIINNKNFEDKTGMGTRNGTDKDAGDLAKSFRNLGFDVCIYNDRSRDDMEKLLKQAAEENHSDAACFACILLSHGEEGLIYGTDGPMAIKSLTALFRGDKCKSLIGKPKLFFIQACRGSEFDEGIQTDSGPANDTLETDANPRYKIPVEADFLFAYSTVPGYYSWRNPGRGSWFVQSLCSVLNEHGKQLEIMQILTRVNYVVATNFESQSDDPRFSEKKQIPCVVSMLTKELYF; this is translated from the exons ATGTCAAAAAGCATGGGGACTCCAGAAGGGATCCTGAG aaaaaagaagaatggaGAAGAAGAACAGCCAAAGTCTTCTCTCAGTAATCAGTACCGAATTGTTACGCCTACATTCCAGTATAATATGGACTACAAGAAAGTTGGCAAATGTATTAttataaacaacaaaaattttgAAGACAAAACAG gaaTGGGTACACGCAATGGCACTGATAAAGATGCTGGAGATCTAGCTAAGAGTTTTAGAAACTTAGGTTTTGATGTTTGCATATACAATGACCGAAGCCGTGATGATATGGAAAAATTACTGAAGCAAG CTGCTGAGGAGAATCACAGTGatgctgcttgttttgcctgtaTCCTTCTAAGCCATGGGGAGGAAGGCCTCATCTATGGCACTGATGGACCCATGGCTATCAAGAGTTTGACTGCGCTATTCAGAGGAGACAAGTGTAAAAGCCTTATAGGCaaacccaaattatttttcattcag GCATGCAGAGGCTCTGAATTTGATGAAGGTATACAAACTGACTCTGGACCTGCAAATGACACTCTAGAAACAGATGCCAATCCGAGATACAAAATCCCAGTAGAAGcagattttctgtttgcataTTCCACAGTGCCAG GTTATTACTCCTGGAGGAATCCTGGAAGAGGCTCCTGGTTTGTGCAGTCTCTGTGCTCTGTACTAAATGAGCATGGAAAACAACTTGAGATCATGCAGATCCTCACACGGGTCAACTATGTGGTTGCCACAAATTTTGAATCACAGTCTGATGATCCACGCTTCAGTGAGAAGAAGCAGATTCCCTGCGTGGTCTCTATGCTCACTAAGGAACTTTACTTCTGA